One part of the Bradyrhizobium sp. CB1650 genome encodes these proteins:
- the argC gene encoding N-acetyl-gamma-glutamyl-phosphate reductase, which yields MSLAETKQAPTTGAAKKPATVFVDGGSGTTGLGINERLKLQSDVTVKTIPDDKRKDPAAKKALMEEVDLVILCLPDDAAKETVALVDSMGASAPKVLDASTAYRVAPDWAYGFAELTPDQAGKIKAAGKVSNPGCYPTGAIALLRPIVDAGLLPQDYPVTVNAVSGYSGGGKSMIASFEDGSAPSFELYGLGFEHKHLPEMQLYSNLTRRPIFIPSVGNYRQGMLVSVPLQLGTLPGQPSGADLQAALAKRYAGSKYVSVMPLQNEATRSGRLEPEALNETNKLELYVFASDKYHQAVLVARLDNLGKGASGAAVQNMRLMLGLAER from the coding sequence ATGAGCCTCGCCGAGACCAAGCAAGCACCGACCACCGGCGCCGCGAAGAAGCCCGCCACCGTCTTCGTCGACGGCGGCTCAGGCACGACCGGGCTCGGCATCAACGAGCGGCTGAAGCTCCAGAGCGATGTCACGGTGAAGACGATTCCCGACGACAAGCGCAAGGACCCCGCAGCCAAGAAGGCGCTGATGGAGGAGGTCGACCTCGTCATCCTGTGCCTGCCTGATGACGCCGCCAAGGAAACGGTCGCCCTCGTCGACAGCATGGGCGCTTCGGCGCCGAAAGTGCTGGATGCTTCCACGGCATACCGGGTCGCGCCCGACTGGGCCTACGGCTTTGCCGAGCTGACGCCGGACCAGGCCGGCAAGATCAAGGCCGCCGGGAAGGTCTCCAACCCCGGTTGCTATCCGACCGGCGCGATCGCGCTTCTGCGGCCGATCGTCGATGCCGGTCTGCTGCCGCAAGACTATCCCGTCACCGTCAATGCGGTGAGCGGCTACTCCGGCGGCGGCAAGTCGATGATCGCGAGCTTCGAGGATGGCAGCGCGCCGTCGTTCGAGCTCTATGGCCTCGGCTTCGAGCACAAGCATCTGCCAGAGATGCAGCTTTATTCGAACCTGACGCGGCGGCCGATCTTCATCCCCTCGGTCGGCAACTACCGGCAGGGCATGCTGGTCTCGGTGCCGCTGCAGCTCGGCACGCTGCCGGGCCAGCCGAGCGGAGCGGACCTCCAGGCCGCGCTGGCAAAACGCTACGCCGGCTCGAAATACGTCTCGGTGATGCCGCTTCAGAACGAGGCGACCAGGAGCGGCCGGCTCGAGCCGGAGGCGCTGAACGAGACCAACAAGCTCGAGCTCTACGTCTTCGCCAGCGACAAGTATCACCAGGCGGTGCTGGTCGCGCGGCTCGACAATCTCGGCAAGGGCGCCTCAGGTGCCGCCGTGCAGAACATGCGGCTGATGCTGGGCTTGGCGGAGAGGTAG
- a CDS encoding FMN-binding negative transcriptional regulator: protein MYTPPFFKQDRAASLKFAEERGFGMMCAFDGRKPIASALPFYLTYADDGTPHAAFHVARHNPLVKLADGVTSWLLAASGPDAYVSPDWYVSPDQVPTWLYQSVHLTGPVRLLSDDELSVQIDTLSDKFESWLLPKKPWTSAKMTAGRRETMKKAIVGLVMTVEEVEGSFKLNQHKSDADFAAIANALGEGDADAKQISQLMRQARPLAFVDDTNKLERSVP, encoded by the coding sequence ATGTACACGCCACCTTTTTTCAAGCAGGACCGCGCCGCGAGCCTCAAATTCGCGGAGGAACGCGGCTTCGGCATGATGTGCGCCTTTGACGGCCGCAAGCCGATCGCATCGGCGCTGCCGTTCTACCTGACTTACGCCGACGACGGTACGCCGCACGCGGCCTTTCACGTTGCCCGTCACAATCCGCTGGTAAAGCTGGCGGACGGTGTGACGTCCTGGCTGCTCGCGGCGAGCGGCCCCGATGCCTATGTATCGCCGGACTGGTACGTTTCGCCGGACCAGGTGCCGACATGGCTCTACCAGTCGGTTCATCTGACCGGCCCGGTACGGCTGTTGTCGGACGACGAGCTGTCGGTGCAGATCGACACGCTCAGCGACAAGTTCGAGAGCTGGCTGTTGCCGAAGAAGCCGTGGACGTCGGCGAAGATGACGGCCGGACGGCGCGAGACGATGAAGAAGGCGATCGTTGGTCTGGTCATGACGGTTGAAGAGGTCGAGGGCAGCTTCAAGCTCAACCAGCACAAATCGGACGCCGATTTCGCAGCAATCGCCAACGCGCTTGGCGAAGGCGATGCCGACGCGAAGCAGATTTCACAGTTGATGCGGCAGGCCCGGCCGCTGGCTTTTGTAGACGACACGAACAAGCTCGAAAGGAGCGTGCCATGA
- a CDS encoding DedA family protein: MEQYAHALADFVRAHQAWAAPIVFVLAFGESLAFISLLIPAWGALVAIGALIGVSGISFYPVWIAGGLGAALGDWVSYWFGYRYKEHVAQMWPLSRYPELLPRGEAFVRSWGVPSIFIGRFFGPLRASVPLAAGIFEMPYWSFQVANFISALVWSAALLLFGDVIATIMEWIWRVL; encoded by the coding sequence ATGGAGCAGTATGCGCACGCACTGGCCGACTTCGTGCGTGCGCACCAGGCTTGGGCCGCCCCGATCGTGTTCGTGCTGGCCTTCGGGGAATCGCTGGCTTTCATCTCGCTCCTGATCCCGGCCTGGGGCGCTCTGGTCGCGATCGGCGCGCTGATCGGAGTGAGCGGCATCAGCTTCTATCCGGTCTGGATTGCCGGCGGCCTCGGCGCCGCCCTCGGCGACTGGGTCTCGTACTGGTTCGGCTATCGCTACAAGGAACACGTCGCCCAGATGTGGCCCTTGTCCCGCTATCCGGAGCTTCTCCCCAGGGGCGAAGCCTTCGTGCGAAGCTGGGGTGTGCCCAGCATCTTCATCGGACGTTTCTTCGGCCCCTTGCGCGCCTCGGTGCCGCTCGCCGCCGGCATCTTCGAGATGCCGTATTGGAGCTTCCAGGTGGCCAATTTCATCTCCGCGCTGGTCTGGTCGGCGGCGCTGCTGTTGTTCGGCGACGTGATCGCGACGATCATGGAATGGATCTGGCGCGTGCTGTGA
- the parE gene encoding DNA topoisomerase IV subunit B translates to MSKQLKTKAKDDLFGGSEAKKPAPAKAASRASGGEAEYTAADIEVLEGLEPVRRRPGMYIGGTDEKALHHLFAEVIDNSMDEALAGHATFIEVDLSADGFLTVTDNGRGIPIDPHPKFPKKSALEVIMCTLHSGGKFDSKVYETSGGLHGVGISVVNALSSRLEVEVARSQKLYRMTFERGHPKGKLEDLGKVNNRRGTRVKFKPDTDIFGAKAAFKPQRLFKMTRSKAYLFGGVEIRWNCAPELLKGIEDVPAEATFHFPGGLKDYLAAAIHADTLVHPDIFSGKSGRNGAHGACEWAVAWTADADGFLSSYTNTVPTPDGGTHESGLRSALLRGLKDHAERVGQGKRAASVTSEDVMVGAAVMLSVFVREPEFQGQTKDRLATAEAQRIVEQAMKDPFDHWLSGNPNQANRLLDFVIDRAEERLRRRQEKETARKTAGKKLRLPGKLADCTDAGTEGSELFIVEGDSAGGSAKQARDRKTQAVLPLRGKILNVASAGKDKLTANAQLSDLVQAIGCGQLAHYREEDLRYQRIIIMTDADVDGAHIASLLITFFYRQMPRLIDEGHLFLAVPPLYKLTHGSKSVYARDDAHKEALLKSAFNANAKVEVNRFKGLGEMMPAQLKETTMDPTKRTLLKVVLLADDRDTTADSVERLMGTKAEARFAFISDKAEFANEELLDV, encoded by the coding sequence ATGTCCAAGCAATTGAAAACTAAAGCAAAAGATGACCTATTCGGCGGCAGCGAGGCGAAAAAGCCCGCGCCGGCGAAAGCCGCCTCGCGGGCGAGCGGCGGCGAGGCCGAATACACCGCCGCCGACATCGAGGTGCTGGAAGGTCTGGAACCGGTCCGGCGCCGGCCCGGCATGTATATCGGCGGCACCGACGAGAAGGCGCTGCATCACCTCTTCGCCGAAGTCATCGACAATTCGATGGACGAGGCGCTGGCGGGACACGCGACCTTCATCGAGGTGGATCTCAGCGCCGACGGCTTCCTGACCGTCACCGACAACGGCCGCGGCATCCCGATCGACCCGCATCCGAAATTCCCCAAGAAGTCGGCGCTCGAAGTCATCATGTGCACGCTGCACTCGGGCGGCAAGTTCGACTCCAAGGTCTACGAGACCTCCGGCGGTCTGCACGGCGTCGGCATCTCCGTGGTGAACGCTCTCTCCTCGCGTCTCGAGGTCGAGGTCGCGCGCAGCCAAAAGCTCTATCGCATGACGTTCGAGCGCGGCCATCCCAAGGGCAAGCTCGAGGATCTCGGCAAGGTCAACAACCGCCGCGGCACGCGCGTGAAATTCAAGCCCGACACCGACATCTTCGGTGCCAAGGCCGCGTTCAAGCCGCAGCGCCTGTTCAAGATGACGCGCTCGAAGGCCTATCTGTTCGGCGGCGTCGAGATCCGCTGGAATTGCGCGCCCGAGCTGCTCAAGGGCATCGAGGACGTGCCGGCCGAAGCGACGTTCCACTTCCCCGGCGGGTTGAAGGATTATCTCGCCGCCGCAATCCACGCCGATACTCTGGTGCATCCCGACATCTTCTCCGGCAAGTCGGGGCGCAACGGCGCGCACGGCGCCTGCGAATGGGCTGTCGCCTGGACCGCCGATGCCGACGGCTTCCTCTCGTCCTACACCAACACCGTGCCGACGCCCGACGGCGGTACCCATGAATCGGGCCTGCGCAGCGCGCTGCTGCGCGGCCTGAAGGATCACGCCGAGCGCGTCGGCCAGGGCAAGCGCGCAGCCTCCGTCACTTCGGAAGACGTGATGGTCGGCGCAGCCGTGATGCTCTCCGTCTTCGTGCGCGAGCCTGAATTTCAGGGCCAGACCAAAGATCGTCTCGCCACTGCCGAAGCGCAGCGCATCGTCGAACAGGCGATGAAGGATCCGTTCGACCACTGGCTCTCAGGCAACCCGAACCAGGCCAACAGACTGCTCGACTTCGTGATCGATCGCGCCGAGGAGCGCCTGCGCCGCCGCCAGGAGAAAGAAACCGCGCGAAAAACCGCCGGCAAGAAGCTCCGCCTCCCCGGCAAGCTCGCCGACTGCACCGACGCCGGCACCGAAGGCTCCGAACTCTTCATCGTCGAGGGCGACTCGGCCGGCGGCAGCGCCAAGCAGGCACGCGATCGCAAGACGCAAGCCGTGCTGCCGCTGCGCGGCAAGATCCTCAACGTCGCCTCCGCCGGCAAGGACAAGCTGACTGCGAACGCGCAGCTCTCCGATCTCGTGCAGGCGATCGGCTGCGGCCAGCTTGCGCATTACCGCGAAGAGGACCTGCGCTATCAGCGCATCATCATCATGACCGACGCCGACGTCGACGGCGCTCATATCGCCTCGCTGCTCATCACCTTCTTCTACCGGCAGATGCCGCGGCTGATCGATGAGGGTCACCTCTTCCTGGCGGTGCCGCCGCTCTACAAGCTGACGCATGGCTCCAAATCGGTCTACGCCCGCGACGACGCGCACAAGGAGGCGCTGCTCAAGAGCGCGTTCAACGCCAATGCAAAGGTCGAGGTGAACCGCTTCAAAGGCCTCGGCGAGATGATGCCGGCGCAGCTCAAGGAAACCACTATGGACCCGACCAAGCGGACCCTGCTGAA